From the Billgrantia sulfidoxydans genome, one window contains:
- a CDS encoding polyamine ABC transporter substrate-binding protein, producing the protein MSCQRKLTRAAALCSLAVAATAQANEVRVYNWSDYIAPDTLEKFTEATGIEVIYDVYDSNEVLDAAVLAGRSGYDVVVPSNYYLTRQVSAGVYQELDHDKIPNMEHLNPELMEQLESIDPGSQYSIPYMWGTNGIGYNVERVTEILGEDAPLDSWALIFDPEVTAALNEGGCGISMLDTGDDMLSAGMAYLGLSPTSEKTEDIEAAGDLIAAVRDNITYFHSSRYISDLANGDICVAAGYSGDIFQAADRAEEAGRDFEIAYTIPKEGAALWFDMMAIPADAPNPDNAHAFINFILEPEIAADITEYVVYANPNIAANEFLDPEILNDTSVYPDQEVMDNLYVQEEKPLAVQRVRTRTWNRVKSGM; encoded by the coding sequence ATGTCATGTCAACGCAAGCTGACGCGGGCCGCCGCACTGTGCTCCCTGGCCGTGGCCGCTACTGCCCAGGCCAACGAGGTGCGGGTCTACAACTGGTCGGATTACATCGCGCCGGACACCCTGGAGAAGTTCACCGAGGCCACCGGCATCGAGGTGATCTATGACGTCTACGACAGCAACGAGGTGCTGGACGCCGCCGTGCTGGCGGGCCGCTCCGGCTACGACGTGGTGGTGCCCTCCAACTACTACCTGACCCGCCAGGTCAGCGCCGGGGTCTACCAGGAGCTGGACCACGACAAGATCCCCAACATGGAGCACCTCAACCCCGAACTGATGGAGCAGCTGGAGTCGATCGATCCGGGCAGCCAGTACTCGATTCCCTACATGTGGGGCACCAACGGCATCGGCTACAACGTCGAGCGGGTCACCGAGATCCTCGGCGAGGACGCGCCGCTGGACTCCTGGGCGCTGATCTTCGATCCCGAGGTGACCGCGGCGTTGAACGAGGGCGGCTGCGGCATCTCCATGCTGGATACCGGCGACGACATGCTCTCCGCCGGCATGGCCTACCTGGGCCTGTCGCCGACCTCGGAGAAGACCGAGGACATCGAGGCGGCCGGCGACCTGATCGCCGCGGTGCGCGACAATATCACCTACTTCCACTCGTCGCGCTACATTTCGGATCTCGCCAACGGCGACATCTGCGTGGCGGCGGGCTACTCCGGTGACATCTTCCAGGCCGCCGACCGCGCCGAGGAGGCCGGGCGCGACTTCGAGATCGCCTACACCATTCCCAAGGAGGGCGCGGCGCTGTGGTTCGACATGATGGCGATTCCGGCCGACGCGCCCAACCCCGACAACGCCCACGCCTTCATCAACTTTATCCTCGAGCCCGAGATCGCCGCCGACATCACCGAGTACGTGGTGTATGCCAACCCCAACATCGCCGCCAACGAGTTCCTCGACCCTGAGATTCTCAACGACACCTCCGTCTATCCCGACCAGGAGGTGATGGACAACCTGTACGTCCAGGAAGAGAAGCCTCTGGCCGTACAGCGCGTACGCACGCGCACCTGGAACCGGGTCAAGTCCGGCATGTGA
- a CDS encoding NAD(P)/FAD-dependent oxidoreductase, translating into MATAAQTDRPASYYRDSITVRLDQACPPLAGHRRVDVCVIGGGITGCSAALHLAERGYSVALLEAHEIGFGASGRSGGQILPGLGTDIATVEQALGRERARVVWEMSREAVRLTAERIERHAIPCDLAWGYLHAAVKPRHVRELREMQERLARDYGYAALEWLEGEALRERVVTDAYPGALLEHEGGHLHPLNYTLGLARAAQHAGVTIHEHSPALEIRRGQPATVVTVGGEIAADFVVVGANAYLGRLLPELEGRVMRAANYIVASEPLGEARAAQVLPHNDALSDANFVLDYYRLSADKRLIYGGEVSYDGREPRGLQQRMDAKIARLFPLLEGVRIDYRWGGDVAITLNRAPDFGRLGHNVYYAQGYSGHGMALAGLAGQLVAEAIGGQSERFDVFAAMPHRRFPGGERLRTPLLVLATAFYKLRDRL; encoded by the coding sequence ATGGCCACTGCCGCCCAGACCGACAGACCCGCTTCCTACTATCGTGATTCGATCACGGTGCGTCTCGATCAGGCGTGTCCGCCGCTCGCCGGCCATCGGCGTGTCGACGTCTGTGTGATCGGTGGTGGCATCACCGGCTGCTCCGCGGCGCTGCACCTGGCCGAGCGCGGCTACTCGGTGGCGCTGCTCGAGGCGCACGAGATCGGTTTCGGCGCCTCCGGACGTAGCGGGGGGCAGATCCTGCCCGGCCTGGGGACCGATATCGCCACCGTGGAGCAGGCGCTGGGACGCGAGCGTGCCCGCGTGGTGTGGGAGATGAGCCGCGAGGCGGTGCGCCTCACGGCCGAGCGCATCGAGCGCCACGCGATTCCCTGCGACCTCGCCTGGGGCTACCTGCACGCCGCGGTCAAGCCCCGACACGTGCGCGAGCTGCGCGAGATGCAGGAGCGCCTGGCCCGCGACTACGGCTACGCGGCGCTCGAGTGGCTGGAGGGCGAGGCGCTGCGCGAGCGCGTGGTCACCGACGCCTACCCCGGCGCCCTCCTCGAGCATGAGGGGGGGCATCTGCACCCGCTCAACTATACCCTCGGTCTGGCACGGGCGGCTCAGCACGCCGGCGTGACGATCCACGAGCACAGCCCGGCGCTGGAGATTCGCCGCGGCCAGCCGGCCACCGTGGTCACGGTCGGGGGGGAGATCGCCGCCGACTTCGTGGTGGTGGGGGCCAATGCCTACCTGGGGCGCCTGCTGCCGGAGCTCGAGGGACGCGTCATGCGCGCGGCCAACTACATCGTCGCCAGTGAGCCGCTGGGCGAAGCGCGTGCCGCTCAGGTGCTTCCACACAACGATGCCCTGTCCGACGCCAACTTCGTGCTCGACTACTACCGCCTCTCGGCCGACAAGCGGCTGATCTATGGTGGAGAAGTCAGCTACGATGGCCGCGAACCCCGCGGGCTTCAGCAGCGCATGGATGCCAAGATCGCGCGTCTGTTCCCGCTGCTCGAAGGGGTGAGAATCGACTACCGCTGGGGCGGCGACGTGGCGATCACGCTCAACCGTGCGCCGGACTTCGGCCGCCTCGGTCACAACGTCTACTACGCCCAGGGCTACTCGGGGCACGGCATGGCGCTGGCCGGGCTGGCGGGGCAGCTGGTGGCCGAGGCCATCGGCGGGCAGAGCGAGCGCTTCGACGTCTTCGCCGCCATGCCCCACCGTCGCTTTCCCGGAGGCGAGCGCCTGCGCACGCCGCTGCTGGTGCTGGCGACCGCTTTCTACAAGCTGCGCGACCGACTATAA
- a CDS encoding glutamine synthetase family protein produces MKDLESWLKERRITEVECLVSDITGIARGKITPVSKFMAEKGMRLPESVLLQTVTGDYVEDELYYSLLDPADIDMLCRPDISAVYPVPWALEPTAQVIHDCYDKMGNPIELSSRNQLKRVLALYAEQGWKPVVAPEMEFYLTKRCEDPDLPLLPPIGRSGRQETGRQSFSIDAANEFDPLFEDMYDWCEVQGLDIDTLIHEEGTAQMEINFRHGDPLVLADQVFLFKRTLREAALKHDVVATFMAKPITNEPGSAMHIHQSVLDATTGKSVFANEDGSMSQLFLHHIGGMQRFIPEALPLMAPNVNSFRRFLPDTSAPVNVEWGEENRTCGLRVPDSSPQNRRIENRLPGADANAYLAIAGSLLCGYLGMVQKLNPSAPVQGRAFERRNLRLPFTLEQALERMEHCSELERYMGHRFVTGYVAVKRVENENFKKVISSWEREFLLLSV; encoded by the coding sequence ATGAAAGATCTGGAAAGCTGGCTGAAGGAGCGACGCATCACCGAGGTGGAGTGCCTGGTCAGCGACATCACCGGCATTGCCCGTGGCAAGATCACGCCGGTGTCGAAGTTCATGGCCGAGAAGGGCATGCGGCTGCCCGAGAGCGTCCTGCTGCAGACCGTGACCGGCGACTATGTCGAGGATGAGCTCTACTACTCGCTGCTCGACCCCGCCGACATCGACATGTTGTGCCGGCCCGACATCTCCGCGGTCTACCCGGTGCCCTGGGCGCTCGAGCCCACCGCCCAGGTGATCCACGACTGCTACGACAAGATGGGCAACCCCATCGAGCTCTCCTCCCGCAACCAGCTCAAGCGGGTGCTGGCGCTCTACGCCGAACAGGGCTGGAAGCCGGTGGTGGCGCCGGAGATGGAGTTCTACCTGACCAAGCGCTGCGAGGATCCCGACCTGCCGCTGCTGCCGCCGATTGGTCGCAGCGGGCGTCAGGAGACCGGCCGGCAGTCGTTCTCCATCGACGCGGCCAACGAGTTCGATCCGCTGTTCGAGGACATGTACGACTGGTGCGAGGTCCAGGGCCTCGACATCGATACCCTGATTCACGAAGAAGGGACCGCCCAGATGGAGATCAATTTCCGTCACGGCGACCCCCTGGTGCTGGCCGACCAGGTCTTCCTGTTCAAGCGCACCCTGCGCGAGGCGGCGCTCAAGCACGACGTGGTGGCGACCTTCATGGCCAAGCCGATCACCAACGAGCCCGGCAGCGCCATGCACATCCATCAGAGCGTACTGGACGCCACCACCGGCAAGAGCGTGTTCGCCAACGAGGACGGCTCCATGAGCCAGCTGTTCCTGCATCATATTGGCGGCATGCAGCGCTTCATTCCCGAGGCGCTGCCGCTGATGGCGCCCAACGTCAATTCGTTCCGCCGCTTCCTGCCCGATACCTCGGCGCCGGTCAACGTCGAGTGGGGCGAGGAGAATCGCACCTGCGGGCTGCGGGTGCCCGACTCCTCGCCGCAGAACCGGCGTATCGAGAACCGCTTGCCCGGTGCCGATGCCAACGCCTATCTGGCCATCGCGGGAAGTCTGCTGTGCGGCTATCTCGGCATGGTGCAGAAGCTCAATCCCTCTGCGCCGGTGCAGGGCCGAGCCTTCGAACGGCGCAACCTGCGCCTGCCGTTCACCCTCGAGCAGGCGCTCGAGCGGATGGAGCACTGCAGCGAACTGGAGCGCTACATGGGGCACCGGTTCGTGACCGGCTACGTGGCGGTGAAGCGGGTGGAGAACGAGAACTTCAAGAAGGTCATCAGTTCGTGGGAGAGGGAGTTCCTGCTGTTGAGCGTCTAG